From a single Cyclobacterium marinum DSM 745 genomic region:
- a CDS encoding pirin family protein: MKTRTVELVASPKEPHFVGDGFRVHNFIPSGYRLDMQRVNPFILLDYNSPYKFPPSSQPKGVGVHPHRGFETVTIAYKGKVEHHDSSGGGGVIGEGDVQWMTAASGVLHKEYHEREWSKSGGEFQMVQLWVNLPAKYKMSPPKYQAIKNKTIPRHVLEDNAGQIEVIAGAYKDVKGVASTFTPLHMMNAKLNKGGKADFEFPAHYNTVLLVLEGSIVINGSEKTPTNHLALMANDGENFTIEAGEDAVVLVLSGAPIDEPIAAHGPFVMNSKEELMEAFNDFNNGKFGYLED, from the coding sequence ATGAAAACAAGAACAGTAGAATTGGTAGCAAGTCCCAAAGAGCCTCACTTTGTAGGTGATGGCTTTCGTGTGCATAATTTTATCCCTAGTGGTTACAGGCTAGATATGCAAAGGGTAAACCCTTTTATTTTGTTGGATTATAATTCACCTTATAAATTCCCACCTTCAAGTCAACCAAAAGGGGTGGGCGTACACCCACACAGAGGATTTGAAACCGTCACTATTGCTTACAAAGGCAAAGTTGAACACCACGACAGCAGTGGTGGTGGCGGAGTGATCGGCGAAGGCGATGTGCAATGGATGACTGCAGCAAGTGGTGTATTGCACAAAGAATACCATGAAAGAGAATGGAGCAAGTCCGGTGGAGAATTTCAGATGGTACAACTATGGGTTAACCTGCCCGCAAAGTACAAAATGAGTCCCCCTAAGTACCAGGCCATAAAAAATAAGACAATCCCCCGCCATGTGTTGGAAGACAATGCAGGGCAGATTGAAGTGATAGCAGGTGCCTACAAAGATGTCAAAGGCGTTGCCTCCACTTTTACCCCCTTGCATATGATGAATGCAAAACTAAACAAGGGTGGAAAAGCAGATTTTGAATTTCCCGCTCATTACAATACGGTATTGCTTGTATTGGAAGGGAGTATTGTGATCAACGGAAGCGAAAAAACGCCAACCAATCATTTGGCATTGATGGCAAATGATGGAGAAAACTTCACAATCGAAGCCGGCGAAGATGCTGTGGTATTGGTTCTCAGTGGAGCACCAATTGATGAACCCATTGCTGCGCATGGTCCTTTTGTTATGAACAGCAAGGAGGAGTTAATGGAAGCCTTCAATGATTTCAACAATGGTAAATTTGGCTATTTAGAAGATTAA
- a CDS encoding FG-GAP repeat domain-containing protein, protein MIEPIKTRLPILAIGSLFLFSCEADQQAIESSTYRDDMLHKLAYNNPGLLVDLDAGFKAVPMPMDFDGDGDLDLLISESGSYTESGIFYFENITGNTEMPVFRRRMKVSFERRRLGDDGSRFQTSYVGEGVHVLTPDRVREKLLIYKNVPQNVFWDENEVHLPDEGYDYLHNCKTEWKIIDFDGDGVYDLMAVATRDKPRTYRGKLGKAAEKLDFVTDGKNHVLFLKNSGTNEDPVYENPQRLLKSDGSPLSEGLSMKPMFADFDNDGDYDFLSIGKNHENFDIDWNDDFIIYFENTGSATEYEFGQGRALKMDGLPIQYESRATMHQTAIDWNRDGFMDILAGDEDGKISYLRNTGEMVDGLPQFAAPVFIQQEAKYVDFGALVAPRIFDWDDDGLDDIISGNAVGNIGFIKNLGGKDPVWDAPKLLEVDGEPIRLIQDEALPNTERPFWGYSTIDVGYWDEDDLPDILANEHNGNIVFFKNTGSKKAPKLAAPQPLYVEWEGEPLRPAWVPGVAETDNELLAPWRTSPLIMDFNEDGLNDLVMLDHEGYLAVYPRKKVNDKLVLTHPQRNFVFPDGQPIFLNQRTGSSSGRLKITFHDWDGDGLEDLIVSSKPAVDWMKNKGMKDGKLVLEYMGRVLSKTLMGHTDGPVVSDFNQDGVPDLVVGTETGQFYYWQRSSFDITSTMTTEGKQGPAKYPYFKR, encoded by the coding sequence ATGATTGAACCCATTAAAACCCGGCTGCCTATTTTAGCAATAGGTAGCCTTTTCCTATTTTCCTGTGAAGCAGATCAGCAGGCAATAGAATCAAGTACCTATAGGGACGATATGCTCCACAAGCTTGCCTACAATAATCCCGGCCTGCTGGTAGATCTGGATGCTGGTTTTAAAGCCGTACCCATGCCCATGGACTTTGATGGGGATGGAGATCTGGATTTGTTGATTTCAGAATCCGGAAGCTATACGGAATCCGGAATTTTCTACTTTGAGAATATTACAGGCAATACAGAAATGCCTGTATTTAGAAGAAGGATGAAAGTTTCCTTTGAGCGAAGGAGACTTGGAGACGATGGTTCAAGATTTCAAACCTCCTATGTGGGGGAAGGAGTGCACGTGCTTACCCCTGATCGGGTTAGAGAAAAGCTTTTGATTTATAAAAATGTGCCTCAAAATGTCTTTTGGGATGAAAATGAAGTGCATTTACCTGACGAAGGCTATGATTACCTGCACAACTGCAAAACAGAATGGAAAATTATCGATTTTGATGGGGATGGTGTGTATGATTTGATGGCGGTAGCCACACGGGACAAACCCAGAACTTATCGTGGGAAGTTGGGCAAAGCGGCAGAAAAGCTAGATTTTGTAACAGATGGAAAAAACCATGTGTTGTTTCTGAAAAACAGCGGTACCAATGAGGATCCTGTGTATGAAAATCCCCAAAGGCTTTTGAAATCAGATGGATCTCCTTTATCCGAAGGGTTATCAATGAAACCCATGTTTGCAGATTTTGACAATGATGGAGACTATGATTTTTTGAGTATTGGTAAAAATCATGAAAATTTTGACATCGACTGGAACGATGATTTTATCATTTATTTCGAAAATACCGGTTCTGCTACAGAATATGAGTTCGGCCAAGGTAGGGCTTTGAAAATGGATGGTCTGCCCATACAATACGAGTCCAGGGCCACCATGCACCAGACTGCAATTGATTGGAACAGAGATGGTTTTATGGATATTTTAGCCGGAGATGAAGACGGGAAAATCTCCTACCTAAGGAACACCGGTGAAATGGTTGATGGATTGCCACAATTTGCCGCTCCCGTGTTTATCCAACAGGAAGCAAAATACGTTGATTTTGGGGCTTTGGTAGCTCCTAGGATTTTCGATTGGGATGATGATGGATTGGACGATATTATCAGTGGAAATGCAGTTGGAAATATAGGCTTTATTAAAAATTTGGGTGGAAAAGATCCTGTCTGGGATGCTCCCAAATTACTTGAAGTTGATGGAGAACCGATTAGATTGATCCAAGATGAAGCACTTCCCAATACTGAGCGACCTTTTTGGGGCTATAGCACCATTGATGTGGGTTATTGGGATGAAGATGATTTGCCGGATATTCTGGCCAATGAACACAATGGAAATATTGTGTTTTTTAAAAATACTGGTAGCAAGAAAGCCCCTAAACTGGCAGCCCCACAGCCATTGTACGTGGAATGGGAAGGCGAACCACTTCGGCCTGCTTGGGTGCCGGGTGTAGCGGAAACAGACAATGAGTTGCTGGCTCCTTGGAGAACATCTCCATTGATTATGGATTTTAATGAAGATGGGTTAAATGATTTGGTGATGCTGGACCATGAAGGTTATTTGGCAGTGTATCCCCGTAAAAAGGTTAATGATAAACTAGTATTGACGCATCCGCAGCGGAATTTTGTCTTTCCTGATGGTCAACCCATTTTCCTCAATCAGCGTACAGGGTCGAGCAGTGGGCGGTTAAAAATAACCTTCCATGACTGGGATGGTGATGGCCTGGAAGATTTGATCGTATCCTCCAAGCCGGCAGTAGACTGGATGAAGAATAAAGGCATGAAGGATGGTAAATTGGTTTTGGAATACATGGGTAGGGTGTTGTCCAAAACCTTGATGGGGCATACCGATGGCCCTGTGGTGTCTGATTTTAATCAAGATGGTGTGCCGGATCTTGTGGTCGGTACAGAAACAGGACAGTTTTATTATTGGCAAAGATCAAGTTTTGATATTACATCTACGATGACTACGGAGGGGAAGCAAGGACCTGCCAAGTACCCTTATTTTAAGCGGTAA
- a CDS encoding DUF4221 family protein yields the protein MRIFFLLLILIATGCKDSVKEKKIDFKTNFLEIKLLETTPVNPRYTQLIASDSGEYLLLLNDFKDKFQFLELPSGGIAHEITIQREGENGISGFNAGTVTGWDSLWVTNRPPSLVLTNFSGEVLKKVTIIDDQTPLTVIRSDFDRRMHQYGNKIFGSQPLFMDHHGMNKDAIQKQRLVFSLDINTGDVEWYDVFYREDYWDKGKKPSGYSWTEKDGNLYIAPWHDHEIQVFDLASETIIQRKEVKSNHVNKPDYVNEILPMEKALANSFSSDHYKSLLYDKYRNVFYRFFLPSFDPENLEEEYNHLDLEFSRPYSGVMVLDSELNIIGEHIFDKFQVYSLNNHFVGEKGLYISANNPFNPEYNEDMLKYLIFTPELRED from the coding sequence ATGAGAATATTTTTTCTGTTGTTGATATTGATAGCTACCGGATGTAAAGATTCAGTAAAAGAAAAGAAAATTGATTTTAAGACCAATTTTCTTGAAATTAAGCTTTTAGAAACTACTCCGGTTAATCCTCGGTATACTCAGTTGATTGCCTCTGACTCGGGAGAATACCTTTTACTTTTAAACGACTTTAAGGATAAATTCCAATTTCTTGAACTTCCCTCAGGAGGGATCGCTCATGAAATAACAATTCAGCGAGAGGGAGAAAATGGGATTTCAGGGTTTAATGCCGGAACAGTTACCGGATGGGATTCTCTTTGGGTAACCAACAGGCCTCCAAGCTTAGTTTTAACTAACTTTAGCGGAGAAGTATTAAAAAAGGTGACTATTATTGACGATCAAACACCACTTACCGTAATAAGGTCTGACTTTGATCGGCGAATGCATCAATATGGAAACAAAATTTTCGGCTCACAGCCACTTTTCATGGACCATCATGGGATGAATAAAGATGCCATTCAAAAGCAAAGATTGGTCTTTAGTTTAGATATTAATACAGGAGATGTGGAGTGGTACGATGTGTTTTACAGAGAAGACTATTGGGATAAGGGCAAAAAACCTTCCGGTTACTCATGGACAGAAAAGGATGGGAATTTATACATTGCACCTTGGCATGACCATGAGATTCAGGTTTTTGATTTGGCCTCTGAGACTATAATACAGCGAAAGGAGGTGAAGTCTAATCATGTCAACAAACCTGATTACGTCAATGAAATCTTACCAATGGAAAAAGCGTTAGCAAATTCTTTTTCTTCAGACCATTATAAAAGCCTTCTTTATGATAAGTACAGAAATGTATTTTACAGGTTTTTCTTACCTTCCTTTGACCCCGAAAACTTGGAGGAAGAATACAATCATTTAGACCTCGAATTCTCGAGACCCTATTCGGGTGTGATGGTTTTGGATAGCGAACTGAATATTATCGGAGAACATATTTTTGATAAATTTCAGGTTTATTCATTAAATAACCATTTTGTAGGTGAGAAAGGATTGTACATTTCTGCAAACAATCCATTTAACCCTGAATATAATGAGGATATGTTGAAGTACTTGATATTTACGCCGGAGTTGAGAGAGGATTAA
- a CDS encoding CehA/McbA family metallohydrolase domain-containing protein, with the protein MRGKSGILKWLKYLFLGAIVLLLLLILVKISPALWNRWVTYPGLEQARNELWQQYRKPPQRIPMPLYQGAVHSHTFWSHDSRGLLPEIMDGAKKAELQFIFNSDHKRHQLDTFPRGYQGIYEGIIIESGTEHRSGLMISPFDSTVIDWDRTENEIIKEIVENDGLAIYVHSEDEHDWDNPDYQAMEIYNIHTDMKDEEGVFPILLNRLLNPKKYTHWMFRDLYNEQTEILANWDRLNQNRKIVGVAGVDAHNNQSFRARQLEDEKIEWVGPNADTLVIREPNWFDKLLMGEEDKYGWAFKWELDPYFNSFNHANNYVYCDTFTNVNIRDHIKLGHVFVSFESLAKGEGFQFLAVNEKDSLTAILGDSVSLAAASKLKALSPFPVKFQLYRNGQLIEETDENYDYKYRIRDKGNYRIVARLELKKEWVPWIYTNPIYVY; encoded by the coding sequence ATGAGGGGTAAATCCGGCATATTGAAATGGCTCAAGTACTTGTTTTTGGGCGCAATTGTCCTTTTGTTGTTACTGATCCTAGTAAAAATCTCACCGGCCCTATGGAACCGATGGGTAACTTATCCCGGGTTAGAACAGGCAAGAAATGAGTTATGGCAACAATACAGAAAACCGCCACAACGTATCCCGATGCCCTTGTATCAGGGAGCTGTACATTCCCATACTTTCTGGTCCCACGATAGCCGGGGTTTGTTACCTGAGATAATGGATGGGGCAAAAAAAGCCGAACTCCAATTTATTTTTAACTCCGATCACAAGCGGCATCAGCTAGACACCTTTCCAAGAGGATATCAAGGAATTTACGAAGGCATCATCATTGAATCCGGTACAGAACATAGGTCAGGTTTAATGATTAGCCCATTTGACAGCACTGTAATTGACTGGGATAGGACTGAAAATGAGATTATTAAGGAGATTGTGGAAAACGATGGATTGGCGATTTATGTGCATTCGGAAGACGAACACGATTGGGACAATCCTGATTATCAAGCCATGGAAATTTACAATATCCATACGGACATGAAAGATGAAGAAGGGGTATTCCCCATTCTTCTCAATAGGTTATTGAATCCAAAAAAATACACCCATTGGATGTTTAGGGATCTCTATAATGAACAAACAGAAATCCTGGCCAACTGGGACCGACTAAACCAAAACCGTAAGATTGTAGGGGTAGCCGGAGTTGATGCGCACAACAATCAAAGTTTCAGGGCCAGGCAGCTTGAAGACGAAAAAATAGAATGGGTTGGCCCAAATGCCGACACCTTAGTAATAAGAGAGCCCAATTGGTTTGACAAACTGCTAATGGGAGAAGAAGATAAATACGGCTGGGCATTTAAATGGGAGTTGGATCCCTATTTCAACTCTTTTAACCATGCCAATAACTATGTGTACTGCGATACTTTTACCAATGTAAATATTAGGGACCATATTAAATTGGGGCATGTCTTTGTATCCTTTGAAAGCTTGGCAAAAGGTGAAGGTTTTCAATTTCTTGCGGTGAATGAAAAAGATAGCTTAACAGCCATATTAGGAGATTCAGTAAGTCTGGCTGCTGCTTCTAAGTTGAAGGCCCTTTCCCCATTTCCTGTAAAATTTCAACTTTACCGGAATGGGCAGTTGATTGAGGAGACGGATGAAAATTATGATTATAAATATAGGATTCGAGACAAAGGAAACTACCGGATAGTGGCTAGGCTTGAGCTGAAAAAAGAATGGGTCCCATGGATTTACACCAATCCTATTTATGTATATTGA
- a CDS encoding alpha/beta hydrolase, which yields MKKLFIILLIFSSVLACKTAETDPERPLKAPKGYMNETLLKMAYGLGMLDLIDSKPPVPDDLEAIKNVTYKTVGDVDLQLDIYKKKGLEGPAPTMVFIHGGAWKKGKRQDYLPYMIDYAQKGYVTVTLSYRLSGVAKFPAAAQDVNCGIKWVKQHAAEYDIDPERMVLIGGSAGGHLSLLLGYGGDETLFNQDCKELGTDSKVKAIVDFYGPVDITTPYAITTEQVLSFMGATYEEIPEMYKLASPSTFISTDDPPTLIFQGTIDSLVPVSQSDSLASWLDKAGVDHDYHRLKGWPHTMDAAKKVNEYAQFYIDAFLEKHL from the coding sequence ATGAAGAAGCTATTTATAATTTTATTGATTTTTTCCAGTGTATTGGCATGCAAAACTGCAGAGACAGATCCGGAACGCCCTCTCAAAGCACCCAAAGGATACATGAATGAAACGCTCCTCAAAATGGCCTACGGTTTGGGAATGTTAGATCTAATAGATTCTAAGCCCCCTGTACCGGATGATTTAGAGGCTATAAAAAATGTTACTTATAAAACCGTAGGTGATGTTGACTTACAATTGGATATCTACAAAAAGAAAGGCTTGGAAGGTCCTGCACCTACAATGGTATTTATCCATGGTGGAGCCTGGAAAAAAGGTAAGCGGCAGGATTATTTGCCCTATATGATCGATTACGCCCAAAAAGGTTATGTGACGGTAACCCTCTCCTATAGGCTATCAGGTGTCGCGAAATTTCCGGCAGCTGCCCAGGATGTCAACTGTGGAATCAAATGGGTTAAGCAACATGCTGCTGAATATGACATTGACCCGGAACGCATGGTGCTGATAGGTGGCTCTGCGGGTGGACACCTATCGCTATTGCTGGGTTATGGAGGGGATGAAACATTATTCAACCAAGACTGTAAGGAGCTTGGTACAGATAGTAAGGTAAAGGCGATTGTAGATTTTTATGGCCCTGTAGACATCACTACTCCCTATGCCATTACCACAGAGCAAGTACTTAGTTTTATGGGCGCTACTTATGAAGAAATCCCTGAGATGTACAAACTTGCCTCACCAAGTACCTTTATCAGTACTGATGATCCACCTACATTAATTTTCCAAGGAACCATTGATTCCTTGGTTCCTGTCAGCCAATCCGATTCCCTTGCCAGTTGGTTAGATAAGGCCGGTGTAGACCATGATTACCACCGACTCAAAGGTTGGCCACATACCATGGATGCTGCCAAAAAAGTAAATGAATATGCCCAATTTTATATTGATGCTTTTTTAGAGAAACATTTGTAA
- a CDS encoding acyltransferase family protein: MIEQAIKPNRILSIDALRGFDMLFIIFADRFFALLHKGGQTPFTGFLANQFSHPDWFGSTFYDIIMPLFLFMVGAVIPFSLSKRMQENTGKAQIYKKLFKRVLILFFLGWIVQGNLLALDINTFKIFSNTLQAIAVGYFFSCLAFIYLSRNGRYIMFAACLIIYAMILTVPNVPGVGQSVILPDKNYALYFDHLVLGRFDDGYQYTWVLTGFGFIATTLSGLFAGELIKSTLPRKKVALYLLLVGIAGLALGMIWGIWHPIVKKIWTSSFVLASSGVCFILLAIFYWIIDVKGKYKWAFMFKVIGMNAITAYVLSHVISFPDIADFLMFGLEQYTGAYYGALTTLGGFGLLYLILWYMYKNNTYIKI; the protein is encoded by the coding sequence ATGATTGAACAAGCCATTAAGCCAAACAGAATCCTCTCCATAGATGCTCTTAGGGGATTTGATATGTTGTTTATTATTTTTGCTGACCGTTTCTTTGCCTTGCTACACAAAGGAGGGCAAACCCCTTTTACAGGTTTTTTGGCCAATCAATTCAGTCATCCCGATTGGTTTGGATCCACCTTTTATGATATTATCATGCCACTATTCTTATTTATGGTGGGGGCCGTTATCCCTTTTTCTTTGTCCAAAAGAATGCAGGAAAATACGGGCAAAGCCCAAATTTATAAAAAGCTCTTCAAGCGGGTTTTGATCCTGTTTTTTCTGGGTTGGATTGTGCAAGGGAATTTATTGGCTTTGGATATCAATACCTTTAAAATCTTTAGCAATACCCTTCAAGCGATTGCTGTAGGCTATTTCTTTTCTTGTCTGGCTTTTATTTATTTGAGCAGGAATGGGCGCTATATTATGTTTGCTGCCTGTTTGATCATTTATGCCATGATACTCACAGTTCCCAATGTTCCGGGAGTTGGTCAAAGTGTGATTCTTCCTGATAAAAATTATGCTTTGTATTTTGACCATCTAGTATTGGGGCGTTTTGACGATGGCTATCAATATACTTGGGTATTAACAGGTTTTGGCTTTATTGCCACAACGCTTTCCGGTTTATTTGCAGGAGAACTGATAAAATCCACCTTGCCACGTAAAAAAGTAGCTCTTTATCTTTTGTTGGTCGGAATAGCAGGGCTTGCCTTAGGCATGATTTGGGGTATCTGGCATCCTATCGTCAAAAAAATATGGACCAGTTCATTTGTCTTGGCCTCCTCAGGGGTATGTTTTATTTTATTAGCCATTTTTTACTGGATCATAGATGTCAAAGGCAAGTATAAATGGGCCTTTATGTTCAAGGTGATTGGAATGAACGCGATTACTGCTTATGTACTTTCCCATGTGATAAGCTTCCCTGATATTGCAGATTTCCTAATGTTCGGACTAGAACAATATACAGGTGCCTATTATGGGGCTTTGACTACCCTTGGTGGTTTTGGTTTGCTCTACCTGATCCTTTGGTACATGTACAAAAACAATACTTATATTAAAATATAG
- a CDS encoding 6-bladed beta-propeller — protein MIVWSCSEKVDSDQELITIEIDLDQSKQGKLSDHFAKPEYIILDYPDSNPVINLYNVVFRDGLIFIRDNRSHNLFVFDEEGHVVNTINANGMGPGEYIQMDDFHVTEDRIYIQDTHLQKQLEFDSNGEFIKEIKNSYQNTNFYVADTYSIYFMSYKTDFKGYNFVRRDNSTGKEEFFYKIDKPLENIVRVDNLNGLKEIESKDLLYFSMPHATKVVFIDKFSGFLKDTYFFDFGKHNVADEKRGYEKREELKVLVRDRKLVSGIDLIHSYLDKYVLFVRQGLDQRHYIFMDHEFNILN, from the coding sequence ATGATTGTTTGGTCCTGCTCAGAAAAAGTTGATTCAGATCAAGAGCTCATAACAATCGAAATAGATCTGGATCAATCCAAACAAGGGAAACTATCAGATCATTTTGCAAAACCCGAATATATTATTTTGGATTACCCGGACAGCAACCCTGTAATTAACCTTTATAATGTAGTTTTTAGAGATGGATTGATTTTTATTAGAGACAATAGATCTCATAATTTATTTGTCTTTGATGAAGAAGGCCATGTTGTCAATACAATTAATGCCAATGGTATGGGGCCGGGAGAATATATACAAATGGATGACTTTCATGTTACTGAGGATCGAATTTATATTCAAGATACTCATTTACAAAAACAACTTGAATTTGATAGCAATGGGGAATTTATTAAAGAAATAAAAAACAGCTACCAAAATACCAACTTTTATGTAGCAGATACTTATTCCATTTACTTTATGTCCTATAAAACTGATTTTAAAGGATATAATTTTGTTAGAAGGGATAACTCAACAGGTAAAGAAGAGTTTTTTTATAAGATAGACAAACCATTAGAGAATATTGTAAGGGTCGATAACTTAAATGGACTTAAAGAAATAGAATCAAAAGATCTTCTATATTTTTCAATGCCACATGCTACAAAAGTCGTTTTTATAGATAAATTTTCAGGGTTTTTGAAGGATACTTATTTTTTTGATTTTGGAAAACACAATGTAGCTGATGAAAAAAGAGGATATGAAAAAAGAGAAGAATTAAAAGTTTTAGTCAGAGATCGAAAATTGGTTAGTGGAATTGATTTAATTCATTCGTATTTAGATAAATATGTATTGTTTGTTAGGCAAGGTCTTGATCAAAGACATTATATTTTCATGGACCATGAATTTAATATTCTTAATTAA
- a CDS encoding Crp/Fnr family transcriptional regulator — MKHTTFKTFLTSNLMIEEKEIISILENCKVKQVKKDEFLLRKNEHCSHTFFVEKGLLRQYSIDNKGKEHVLSFTPENWFVTDRESSYFNQPSAYYIQALEDSQVIFLDESFIQMLSNKVPHFTDFNNRLLHNHIRHLQNRINLLLSTNAEDRYLQFVKMYPDILLRVPQTMVASYLGITPESLSRVRKELAKKNFKG; from the coding sequence ATGAAACACACCACGTTTAAAACTTTCTTGACTTCAAACCTAATGATTGAAGAAAAGGAAATTATATCAATCCTTGAAAATTGTAAGGTAAAACAGGTGAAAAAAGATGAATTTTTACTGAGAAAGAACGAACATTGCAGCCATACTTTTTTCGTGGAAAAAGGACTGTTAAGACAATATTCTATTGACAATAAAGGCAAGGAGCATGTTTTGTCCTTTACACCTGAAAACTGGTTTGTAACCGATCGGGAAAGCAGTTATTTTAACCAGCCTTCTGCTTATTATATCCAGGCATTAGAAGACAGTCAAGTGATTTTTCTAGACGAAAGCTTTATTCAAATGCTTTCAAATAAAGTCCCACATTTCACGGACTTCAACAATAGACTGCTACACAATCATATCCGTCATTTGCAAAACAGAATCAATCTATTGCTAAGTACAAATGCAGAAGACAGGTATTTACAGTTTGTGAAAATGTACCCGGACATACTTTTGAGGGTTCCACAAACAATGGTGGCCTCTTATCTGGGCATTACGCCGGAAAGCCTAAGCCGGGTTCGTAAAGAACTGGCGAAAAAAAATTTCAAGGGATAG
- a CDS encoding sialidase family protein, which produces MANRREFLLKSSVSVLAIGLPQVGFSFSKAPFAPKFSHSLDVVAKLFDGKQCWVHPRAGTVDGSKEVVMTMSTLDLEGSDVFKGMYQILSKDGGKTWTEPRKSEPLAPRMETVDGVEHPVAAADFWPKWHSKTGVLLGIGHTIVYTPEWKVASPRPRHTAYSVYDPQAEDWLPWKKLEMPEGEVFFSAGAGCVQRLDLPDGSILLPIYYKPPGKNSRVVVCHCSFDGKELRFLKKGNSLKVDNDTRGLHEPSLMEFGGKYFLTIRNDLQGYITTSADGLHYTAIKPWTFDDGSLLGNYNTQQHWVRHSDALFLVYTRKGADNDHVFRHRAPLFMAQVDPEKLAVIRDTEVVLVPERGARLGNFGVTEISPKETWVTVSEWMQPEGVEQYGSDGSVYVAKIKWKKRNKLFGK; this is translated from the coding sequence ATGGCTAATCGAAGAGAATTTCTTTTGAAAAGTAGTGTGTCTGTTTTAGCAATAGGTCTACCACAGGTAGGTTTTTCCTTTTCCAAAGCCCCATTTGCTCCTAAGTTTAGCCATAGCCTGGATGTGGTGGCCAAGTTGTTTGACGGCAAACAATGCTGGGTGCATCCAAGAGCAGGCACAGTGGATGGGTCAAAGGAAGTAGTCATGACCATGAGTACATTGGATTTGGAAGGGAGTGATGTTTTTAAGGGCATGTACCAGATCCTGAGCAAAGATGGAGGGAAAACCTGGACCGAACCCCGAAAATCTGAACCTTTGGCTCCTAGAATGGAAACAGTAGATGGTGTTGAGCACCCGGTTGCTGCGGCTGATTTTTGGCCCAAGTGGCACAGTAAAACCGGTGTATTGCTAGGGATAGGGCATACCATCGTGTATACTCCGGAATGGAAAGTGGCAAGTCCAAGGCCCAGGCATACCGCCTATTCAGTATATGATCCCCAAGCAGAAGACTGGTTGCCTTGGAAAAAACTTGAAATGCCGGAAGGTGAAGTGTTTTTCAGCGCAGGCGCCGGCTGTGTGCAGCGATTGGATTTACCTGATGGTTCTATCTTATTGCCCATTTACTATAAGCCTCCGGGGAAAAATTCAAGGGTGGTGGTCTGTCATTGCAGTTTTGACGGTAAGGAGTTGCGCTTTTTGAAAAAAGGCAATTCCCTAAAGGTGGACAATGATACAAGAGGTTTGCACGAGCCTTCTTTGATGGAATTTGGGGGTAAATATTTTCTAACCATTCGGAATGACTTGCAAGGTTATATCACAACCAGTGCGGATGGTTTGCATTATACGGCCATCAAACCTTGGACTTTTGACGATGGTTCTCTATTAGGCAATTACAATACCCAACAGCATTGGGTCAGGCATTCCGATGCTTTGTTTTTGGTTTATACCAGAAAAGGTGCGGACAATGACCATGTGTTTAGGCATCGGGCACCTTTATTTATGGCACAAGTTGACCCGGAAAAGCTGGCAGTAATTCGGGATACTGAAGTGGTACTGGTACCAGAAAGAGGAGCCAGGCTAGGGAATTTCGGTGTTACTGAGATTAGTCCCAAAGAAACATGGGTGACTGTTTCCGAATGGATGCAGCCGGAAGGAGTAGAGCAATACGGTAGTGACGGCAGTGTTTATGTAGCCAAGATTAAATGGAAAAAGCGGAACAAACTTTTTGGGAAATAG